The genomic DNA ACGATAGATCTGATCGATACCTGTAGGGTCCGGGTGGCGAATTCGACGCCGATTGTGGACTTGGACTCGAGGTTGAACTCGTTGCGGGTGAAACGGGACAGTAGGTTGGTTTTGCCGACGCCGGAGTCGCCGATCAGCACGACCTTAACCAAGTAGTCGTATTCCTCGTCCGCCCTTCTCGCCATCTTTTCCCTCCTGCAGCTTCCTCCCACAAGCTCGACCTTTTCTTCTGTTCTGGACTCGAGTGGACTGGACTGGACTGTCTGATGAtcaaaaattttacatttttttattaaaaataaaataaaataaatatttaacatCCTTTAATTGATTAAAGATGAATAATTCgataaatatttatttacaaaattttaataatcaaaattaaatcatTTCATATTGGCCGGAATTTAAAATAGAAGACgataaataataaatttgttaagaattttttaaattaattgattgtCGTTATGTTTAGTCATCAATTTATCTATTTAATTGTTGTTGTCAGTGTAATTATATGAGTATTTATTTGGTGTGAATGTATAGATAAAATAAAATGATATAATTAATCGaagatggatttttttttttttgatattcatTTGGTAGCAATACTATGAAAAATACATACAAAAATTATACAATATTTTGGTATGAATAATTTGTCTGATTTATTTTGCTTGCACAATCTGACTAACTGTTTTGTCTGCCTAGATCGACTTCACTAGGTGTGTTCGACCCGGTCACCCTATCAAACGGGTTAACTGTCCCGACCCATCCAACTAGTCCATTTAACCCGATCCAATTAGACAATCTTGCAAACGTGGATCATCTTACAGCAACTCTTTGAAATGGATTTGAGATGATCACGACAAATCCACACTTTCAAAATGCATACCGTTTGCCATTTCCGTCCAAGAACTGATCAGTGTGCCAGCCTCTCATCTTCACTTCAGAAAGGAAGGTTGGGAAAACACTCTCCATCTTCTCATAAGCTGCGTACAACACCGGCGACCCCGAGCCATGACCTGATTTCTCCATGGCATCAGCAAAAGCAGCCACCAGCCACCCCCTTAATGCGTCCTCGCCCGACGCACTCTGCTCGAGAGACATATAAGTGAGCTTGTCTTGTCGGTTGATGAGAAACTTTTCGCTCGGAAAAATGTCCCTGAGCTCCTTGAGGGTCGACAGATTCTTCACGACCTTCTTAAGTGGTTGCCCAACCTTCACGTTCCCTGCTTCCTCTATGACGCGACCAGGGTTAATAAGATTTTCTTGGTATCTAAGATCAGCTGGGCTAGATATTTTTCCGCTCTGTTTCAGATGCGAGCATGACAGTCAGTCACCAGAAAATGGATAGAAGCAATGAATGTTGAATGGCACTGACTGATTTGCACCTTGAGAAAATTGGCTACGATCATGGCCGTTCTCTGGGGATTAAGGGTGTTCACAGGAGCTGCTCGCATTTCTTCTGCCACACTGTAGATGTGTATCGCGGAAAGCAGAGGGGCGGCTATCAACTGCAGGTTAACATTTTGATCGAGTCAAGTCCATTCTATGAATAGATTTAATCATATAAGGGAAATCAGATTGTAGCATGCCATAACAAAGACTGGTATTGCTGCCTAGAGGAATGCAGTTTATCAAAGGGAATTCTACACCAGAATAGCTGATTCTTCGGAGAAAGTAAAGTATGCTAAATTCCCAACAACAGTAGATTGTCAGCACCAGCTAGCGAATAAAGAAGTTTCTAAAAATGCAAAGTCACACTTATATCAAGGGGCAAAAGTAATGTTACATCCTACCAACAAGTAAACCAAAAAAAGGTGTCTCATATTGGCAAGATCCACCAATACTATTGTAGATTAGTTTCTTAGAATCATGTATTTCCAAGGTCTGGTATCCAAACAGAACATCTTGACCATGTTTTTGAGCTGTATCTATATAGTATGAATGAAATGCCCTTTATTCATAACAAAAAAACACAAGGCTTTTGCTTGTTTCAAAAACCACATCCAAACAATTGAATTTAATGTTAATATTGCAATTATTCTTTCAAACTTCATACTTGAGATAACAGAAACATGCCTTTCCTTGAATTGATGAGCATACTGTGGAAGATAATTGAATCCCAGCTCCTATTCCAAGTACATTGAAAAGGGTAGAGATAGCCTCTCCTTTCGCAAACAAGTCACTAAGATTACCTTCTTTGGCAAAAGAGGAATAAATTGGTAACCTGGTAGCCCTTGCAGCTACAACAGCCATTCCCTGTAAATCACATGCATAATAAAGTCCATTACGCAATAGGTAAAAAAAGCACAGAAAAATTTATCATGTTAATTATCTAGACAAATTTCCCAAATAGAAACTGAACTTTAGATATTCCCAAAGCAAGCCCCCTACTTTCAAAACGCATAAATCATGCACATATCTCTCCATATATTCAATATAACCTTGGTTTGGTATTTTGGTTAGAAAAATGAAATTTAGCTTTTAAACTGAATCTTAATGGATCTTTTGTGCTCAAGAACACCATAATATTCTATTTGGCAATGCCAGAAATATTTTAGCATCTCTCTTTTCAAAATGATATGTAGCTCATCAAGGAGactttttgaaaagaaaataaacaagaGTGTTGTGTAATCTCAGCAAGTGTTTATGAATTCAATAGGTCCATCAAAATCACCTTGATGACCTAAAACATGTCATTtgggaaagaaaatcaagttagaatttccATGAATGTTAGGTAGTGACCTAGTCATGAGTGCTTTTGAGTCCGAAAGCCCATTGATGACTGAACATGGGCCATTTGGGATAGATAATCACACTGTAATAATTCAACGAATGTTAAATAAAGTATTTAAGTGTAAACACACTGTAATAATTCTGGGAGTGTTAAATAAAGTGTTTTGAGTGTATTTGAGTTCCAAATCTTCATCAAGGAAAGGTGATTTTGTCTCCCAAATGATCAGTTTGACAAAGAACTACACCAGAGAGGCAGTGAGTGTCCGGTAATCCCAGAAAGTTTTCGAGTTCAAAAGGCACATCAGGATGATTTACAATAATCATCTTTTTGGAAGAAAACACATCATTTTGGAAATGGAAATACATCAAAATGCTTCTGGATGTCAAGTAAAATTTTTTGATGATTTCGAAAAAAACAAAAACTCATCACTGAACCAAAAACACATTGAATCAAGGGTATTTTGGGTATGTGGAGAGAGTGCATGATTTGGCCATTTTGCAAAAGAGGCCGTGCCTTTGGAATAAGAAACTTCAAGTGCGtgcatggtggcaaaaggcgattcgctcgccctagCGCCTCCACCAGTCTGTCACCAACCCAATATggaagagataaatcacgggtggctactagccttaGGCAGTTGAATAATGCATGGGGGGAGGGCAGACACCCAACTACTAGCAAAGATTTGATCCCTAGATCTCGTGGTGGCAACACCACCATGTACTAGCCAACTGTCCATCTTGAGGGGACAACTTCAAGTGTGTGCATGTGTGTaattaagagagagagagagagagagagagagagagagagaaatcaaTTGATCAAGTATACTAAGCAAAAGCACTATCAATAATTCgataataatgaaataaagaaGAATTACCTTTGCAAAGTTTCCCAAACCTGCTGTTTCCAGAAAAAGATGTGGGCATAGAGGTGAAACAACTTCCAAACCAGTACCAAGATCATAAAGCACATCAGCTACAACACAGATAGGGAAAGAACATTAGGATTAACACTAGTCCAAAACATATTTGCTTAACCAAAAAAAACTTTAGTAGCATAGAAGAAAGAGAAACTTGCATAAGTAAAACTGTGAAATACTTAACACTATGCCTTCGTGGCTGACATGATGATAGCAAGGTGGacatataattattatttaaatggAATTACCTAGTATTCTCCAACTCTTTGGCTCAGAGTCCATTCTAGCTCCCATATTGCTACATATCAGTTTGCCAGCATGTTGCATGCCATCTTTTAGAATCTGAAAACAATAGGCATAAGAAAGAAAAGACCGAGGAGACTAGAAGCTTGAAAACCATTTTAGCATACAATATCCTACCCAGCTTACAGCGGTTTCTTGTGCAGGGGTAGGACGCAAGCCTGCGGCAAATAGAAGCGACTGAACCATAGCCGATAGTTGTTAGTCAAAGGCATGCTATAAAGTATATAATATATTCAGAGGTACAGATGATATCGTGCATGCCTTGATTGGCTAAATAATAGAGAAACTAAAAGTAGATAAcacaaataattaatattttaactaAAATATTAATGTCTTGATCTCGAGGTACTGCTATATCCTTGTATGAAACTCCTTATAACTGTTGTTCTAGAGAAGATGTCTGTCAATTTGGACGCCCTAGGTATTTTCTAACACTATCACAAGGTAACGTGATCCCATGTCATTGAAGACAAATATTGATTATAGTGTAACAATTGAACTTTAATATTGTTAGCCTCTCATCTAATTTCAAAATATCATTTTCCATGCTAACACAACTACTAGGGATAAGACAAAAAGAGAAGACCTGAGTTGATAACACAAATAATGCAGCGCTTGAGAAGTGTTGCAATGCCCGGAATTGAGTATAAGTCAAGTAGCCCTCGTTCACACTGcacaatatttaatttttgaatacAAAGAGTTGAAAACAATTCCATATACTATTAGATATATGGATTATCAAAAAGAATAGCAGGAGAATATCTTACCTATATGGATACCCTGATGGAAAGAATTTGTTAAGAAATGATTCAACCACTCTTTGTATTATAGGTCTTGAGTCGCTTGCAATTGTAACCTACCATCCAATACCATTTTCAGAAAAGAAATCATTCGGAGAAGCATGGAAAAAATATCTCAGATTCACTTAAAGTACCTTACCTAGTAGATATCATCAATGCTTACACCATAAAAGTAGAAAAGTGATTATAGTTTACAACCTTGATGAGAAAATTATAGTATATTCATACATTACACCAACCGGATTAGGCAGGGAAGACTAAGTCAAGAGCATATCCAATTCTTCATTATTTATTACTAAAGACAAAatgttttaataaaataaaattcttaacaAGATATTTTAACACCATAATaggtattttaaaaaattaataaatattgtaggatcttttaaaaattatccttaGATTCTAAAGAGGACACTTTTCAGGAAGGGAagcccttttattttattttattgacaTGTTCAAAATATTAACATTTTTCCTGAAAAAATGTAAATCTTTAATAAACATCAGTTACCTATATTTAATTAAATCTTCAAAATTACCCATAGAGGACAAGGTTGACAGCAAAGTTGATCCTTCACTACCTTTGCAATCTGGGTCATAGATTCAAGTGAGGAAACATTACTAAAATGTATTTGCTCAAGGGTGTTCCACATAAGCCAAGCCAGAAGTATATGTTTGTGGAGATAAAGTACTTTGGTAGCTTATATTCATTTAATAGCCAACAGCATTGAATTTTACAGCCAATCATTTATCCCTTTAATTAAATTGGACgcaaaacaaaatgaaataactaaAAATTAATCTTTTATAATTATCAGAATTTGTGAATAACAGATTCAAGTAGGAATGAGCACCGCTGAACTTACTAAAATATTGTGCATTTATCATCTACTGGAGAGACAGCAGGAACATATTATATGTACTCAAGCTGGCATATTAAGCGCAGGAATTAGAAACTCGCCTAAATTCCAGAGTGGCACATAGCCACAATTTTTGGGTGAACACCAGCAAAACTCAATTCTTTCATAGACTCAAAATATTAGCCTGAGACAACAATTTAATTTATGGGAAAATGTCATCTTTTGATTGTCATACTACTATGAATCTTTAATTACAGTTGGGTGGCACTTTAAGAATGATTCCTAGGTTTCAGGTTTAATTCACAAGTTGCAAGATTTAGCTTTATCCCTAAATCAAGCAATAGTTGGTAGGCAAAGATCAAAGTGATAGCATGAACATCAATGGATACTCTAAATTCCCCAATATTATTCCAGAGTGCATAAAACTAGCAAGAACAATACTATGCTTAACCAAAACAAAACTGCAAGATCACTGAGTCAAGAAATTACAGAAAACTCACTCATTCTCATACTCCATAGTTTTCATCACAAAAAATAGTTAATGGAAAAAAGAGGATGATAAGTCAATGTGCAAGCACAAAAGGAGAACAGGACAATGCTAGCACAAATGATGTGGGAGGTAATCAGAGGGTGCCACATGGCCAAGAAGGTCAATGGTTCTGTTGAGGTGGCGGTCAAAGTCAACAGAGAGCCGAGTCACTCCCCAATTCTGTATACTTTGGTTATTTCATGTTGCACTGACTCCACATCACTCCCGGGTAAGGAACATGCCCGACTCCATGCATCCCCAGCTCTGGGGCGCCTCGACTTCATGACGCCCCCGATTCCAGGTGATTCACAATTCCAGGTGATAAGCTGTGACTGGCTGAAGATACAGACAACATAGCCGTTATTCCCCGCAGAACGTGGAGAACGTAGTCATTTAATCAATGAAAGGTGGGCAACGTAGCCCTTATCACGGGAGATGTGGGTAATGCTAGCCGGGATCCTGAGGCACGGGGAGCACAGCTGCAACCCTATAAAAGACAGCCCACGCTGACGGACGGAGGTACGCGCACAAACACATCCAAAAACTCTAAACTACTCTTCttcattcttcttcctcttccaccgGCAAGTAACTTGAGTGTTGGAGTGGCTGCGCTGGGAGCCCCAACCGGCATTCTAACCCTCTCTTTCTAGTGCTCTCTCCCCAAGCTCCGGTGGAGATCCCTACTAGTCCTCAATGCGCCAAGGTGAACTATGGCAAAGTcaacatcaatgccaactcattCGTCAGTAACCTGATGTAGAAACAACAAACAAGCCCAAGATCTAAGAAACTAGAGAGATCATGAACATCATCAGAGATACCAAAGGACACTTAAAAACACGGTCTTTAATGGAAAAAATCAACACTGCGAGCTCTAAGATTCACGAAGCCCAGCCAGACAGAAACGCATACGTAGTTTCCCTAAATTTTAGCACTTCGCCCATCTAACCCTTGTACATTAATGAAGAACCAAGAGAGCTTCCTTTCAAGAGCCTCACCAcaacataagaaaaagaaaataaaaatcagAAAGAGCTTACAGAGAGACGCCCATTGGAATCAAAGCGGCATATCTGGGAGACGGAGTCGCAGGTTTCGATCCAGAAATCGGGGCGACGAGGCGGCTCCTTCGTTGGTTCCTTCAACTTCTCATTGGAATGAAAAAGAAATGAAATCATACAAAAGAAAACAGAAACATCTTTCTGAATTAAGATGATCGATTCAGGCAGGAGGAGTAGTGGGAAGAACTGGAAGGGATCGGGAGCGGCAGCATACCTTTGATTTGGTCGCAAACATGGCTGCCGCTGTTGCCTACTGCCGTCGTTTCGTGGGAATTGGCTTTAAGTCCAAAGAAATAGTAATTTTCAAAGTGCCCcccaattgttttaaaaaaatcttattaatGTTCAAGTACttctcaaattttctatttcactGTTAAAATTCATctattcatttttaaaaaatatcaaaaaggtACTTcactatattttttattaaaaaaaattgatatgataattaataattttgactATGATGATACTTTAAATCGAAGGAAagcccttttattttattttattttatttttgtcattttcaaaatattttgatcCAGTCTGGAAGTCGATGAAATATAAAGTTAGAGATGTGACACTCTCACTGACCATTTGTAGACTCCACTCCGATCTGTAACATAAATTATGTCAGTACAGAGCCAGGAAAGGGGTCACTGGCATTGGCCctcagacgctcaagtcagtcaccggcaatgaagtagaaggcggagcaacaacAAGAATGAACAGTAGCACCAATAGTATGTATTGCGTACCTCCGTCAATGcttagaccccctttatatagagctcttatAGCGCATGCACGCTCCCCAATGTGAGCACGCTTCCTTAAGTTTCTCCTGAAAACACTTGTCAGCAAAGTGTCTctaacacagtaccttaacggaccgagtatatctctgaactgacagtggaagcttccaccatacGATTTTCTGGTTGTCCATGCTCGGTGTCAGCGGCACTAATTCCTAAGAGGATATTGATGGATAACAATGAGAGTATGCTACTAGGtcgagcgggttggccgctcgCCCGGAACTTCGCTGCTCCTGTGTCCCATCCGCTCGACCAGAACTTCACTGCTCCTGTACATGTGTCCACTCGGCCATAACTCCGTTGTTCTTGTGTCTCGTCCACTCGGCCAAAGTTCCGCCCTGCCAATGTCGAGTCCTGCTGCCTGGTCGAGCGGAGTAGTCGCTTGACCCTGCTTCTGCACATCGTCTCCTCCTCCGTCCGGCGTCCGATACTCTATTGAGCATGGGTCATTTGCCACCTCCCGTGTCGAAGGCAGGATCAAACCGGGACCTTCTCCCCCCGGTCGGGGCATGATCGCCCGATCAGCTGATGATATCTGAGTGTTGACCCGATcggcttgactttgacctccacaaaTCAATCGAAATGAGTTGCTTCCCATGACGACCCCTCTCTACGGTTTCACGGGCAACGAGGTACTACTGCTCGGATAGGCCGGACTGGCCATCTTGCTCGGGGAAGAGCCACTGAGGAGAACCAATACCACAAATTTCATCGTGGTGGACACACCGTCGGCCTACAACATCATCTTGGGTCGACCGGCCCTCAACGAATTCTGGGCGGTGGTGTCTACAtattgccaaaagatcaagttcctggTAGACGACCGGGTGGGTGAAGTCAAAGGCGAtcagctggccgctcggcgatgctacgtcaagATGGTCAAGTCTGAAGCGAGAAGCGCTTGGAAGAGTCCGCGCTTGGAGGTGAACACAATCGTTGAAAAGCCTCCTATATTGGTGTACAAAGAAATagggaggttcagatccaccccaGCCGAACGGAAGCAACCACCTTTATCGTCGCCGACCTATGGGCGGAGAAGAAGACAGAGTTGGTCACCTGTCTtagacaaaatcatgatgtgttcgtaTGGTCGACACACGATCTTCCCGGTATCTCCCTGAGTGTGgctcagcatgagcttcatgtccgaccagACTCTCGGTCgatgaagcaaagaaagagggactttAGCACGGAGCAAAATTTGATCATCCGGGTTGAGATAGAGAGTTGCTAGAGGTCGTCCAtattagggaagttcaattcccaagctggctagCCAATGTCGTGTTAGTATCCAAGCCGGGCAATAAATggtgggtctgcatcgactttcgagatttgaATAAAGCATACCCAAAAGACTTCTATCCGCTAcccaggatagaccagatggtggacatACCGACGAGTTGCGAACTGATCtacatgctcgacgcataccaagggtATCACCAAGTGACGCTCACCCAAGAAGACCagaagaaggtcagcttcattacgacCGACGGAACGCACTGCTACAACATCATGTTGTTCGGACTCAAGAATGTCGGAGCCACTTACCAGaggttgatgaacaaggtattccgaCGGCAGATCGGcggtaatatggaggtatacgtcgacaacatattaataaaatccctccgagctgctgaCCTGTGAATAGATATCGAGGAGACCTGTCGAACACTGAGGGCttatggaataaagctgaacccgagcaagtgtTTATTCGGCATGAAGAGTGGTcgcttcctgggttacattgTCACCGGGCGGGGCATTAAAGTCAATCCAAGCAAAGTCAAGgtgctgcaagacatgccgccgcctcggaatttgaaggaagctcaacggctgaccggtcggatcacgGTGTTGTCCATATTCATATCTAAGTCATCCGACCGGAAcctgccattcttcaaagtgATTCGCCAAGCTACAAAATTTCTGTGGGACACTGAGTGCGATCAGGCATTGGAAGAGCTGAAGGAATATCTTAACTCCTTGCCTGTATTAGCCAAGCTAATTGTTGGTGAACCGCTCTGGATCTAATTATCATCCAATGAGTATGCAGTTGGGTCGACTCTAGTTAGGCAAAACGGTCAAGAGAAACAGTCTATATACTTTTTAAGTGatatattgaaggatgcagaGTCTCGCTGCACCAGTCTGAAAAAATTAGTTTATGCTTTGATTCTCGCCGCTTGGAGGCTTCGTCCATATTTCCTCACACACTCAATCATCATGCTGACTAACAACTCCTTAGGATGGGTCTTTCTCAACCCTGAGGCATCAGgaagattgatcaaatggacgaccgagctgagcgaatttgacatagAATATCAACCCCGAGCGGCAATCAAGGTTCAGGCCTTGGCGGATTTCATTATAGAGATCCAAAATGTCGAACCGGAGGCAACGTGGAAGATATATGTGTTAGGACCTTCAGATGCGGCTAGagaagggggtgtgaatagccgaccccaaattttcgtttcttcctacaatttaggttagcgcagcggaaatacaat from Zingiber officinale cultivar Zhangliang chromosome 4A, Zo_v1.1, whole genome shotgun sequence includes the following:
- the LOC121971999 gene encoding protein root UVB sensitive 2, chloroplastic-like isoform X2 produces the protein MFATKSKLKEPTKEPPRRPDFWIETCDSVSQICRFDSNGRLSVTIASDSRPIIQRVVESFLNKFFPSGYPYSVNEGYLTYTQFRALQHFSSAALFVLSTQSLLFAAGLRPTPAQETAILKDGMQHAGKLICSNMGARMDSEPKSWRILADVLYDLGTGLEVVSPLCPHLFLETAGLGNFAKGMAVVAARATRLPIYSSFAKEGNLSDLFAKGEAISTLFNVLGIGAGIQLSSTVCSSIQGKLIAAPLLSAIHIYSVAEEMRAAPVNTLNPQRTAMIVANFLKSGKISSPADLRYQENLINPGRVIEEAGNVKVGQPLKKVVKNLSTLKELRDIFPSEKFLINRQDKLTYMSLEQSASGEDALRGWLVAAFADAMEKSGHGSGSPVLYAAYEKMESVFPTFLSEVKMRGWHTDQFLDGNGKRYAF
- the LOC121971999 gene encoding protein root UVB sensitive 2, chloroplastic-like isoform X1, with amino-acid sequence MFATKSKLKEPTKEPPRRPDFWIETCDSVSQICRFDSNGRLSVTIASDSRPIIQRVVESFLNKFFPSGYPYSVNEGYLTYTQFRALQHFSSAALFVLSTQSLLFAAGLRPTPAQETAVSWILKDGMQHAGKLICSNMGARMDSEPKSWRILADVLYDLGTGLEVVSPLCPHLFLETAGLGNFAKGMAVVAARATRLPIYSSFAKEGNLSDLFAKGEAISTLFNVLGIGAGIQLSSTVCSSIQGKLIAAPLLSAIHIYSVAEEMRAAPVNTLNPQRTAMIVANFLKSGKISSPADLRYQENLINPGRVIEEAGNVKVGQPLKKVVKNLSTLKELRDIFPSEKFLINRQDKLTYMSLEQSASGEDALRGWLVAAFADAMEKSGHGSGSPVLYAAYEKMESVFPTFLSEVKMRGWHTDQFLDGNGKRYAF